The Chryseobacterium aureum genome contains a region encoding:
- a CDS encoding aldehyde dehydrogenase family protein, translated as MEQLIESKLIKADKAFSVWRKVPFEERQKLIAKAAEILKNNSEKFGKIITTEMNKPISESIAEVEKCALMMNYYAAAENILQPEKVASEFTYSEVHYAPKGVILGVMPWNFPFWQVLRFATPAILAGNTIVLKHASICFGSGNAIEQVLLEAGFPEGVFQNLEVGHKAVKEILEHDAVKGVSLTGSGKAGGEVASIAGLNIKKSLLELGGSDAFIIFEDADLEEAAKAGTKSRLQNCGQTCTAAKRFIIDEKIEEAFLPVFIDEYKKYEIGDPLDKETKLAGMARPDLADELEAQFNRALENGAEIIIPLERVSENEFKPGLIRVQEGNPILKEELFGPLGMVMIAKNDDEALQMANDIPFGLSNSVWTKNKERQLFFIENLESGTVNINRMTSSDPRFPFGGSKASGYGTELSLLALKEFVTAKTIVGN; from the coding sequence ATGGAACAATTAATTGAAAGCAAGCTTATTAAAGCAGATAAAGCGTTTTCAGTGTGGAGAAAAGTGCCGTTTGAGGAAAGGCAGAAGTTAATTGCAAAAGCAGCGGAAATTCTAAAGAATAATTCGGAGAAATTTGGAAAAATAATTACAACAGAAATGAATAAACCCATTTCAGAGTCTATTGCTGAAGTGGAAAAGTGTGCTTTAATGATGAATTATTATGCCGCTGCCGAAAATATTTTACAACCTGAAAAAGTAGCATCAGAATTTACTTATTCTGAAGTTCATTACGCTCCGAAAGGCGTTATTTTGGGAGTGATGCCCTGGAACTTTCCTTTTTGGCAGGTATTGAGATTCGCGACGCCTGCAATTCTGGCAGGGAATACAATTGTTTTAAAGCATGCTTCAATTTGTTTCGGAAGTGGAAATGCTATTGAACAGGTTCTTCTGGAAGCAGGTTTTCCGGAAGGTGTTTTTCAGAATCTTGAAGTAGGGCATAAAGCTGTAAAAGAGATCCTTGAACATGATGCTGTAAAAGGTGTAAGCCTCACAGGAAGTGGAAAAGCAGGAGGGGAAGTGGCTTCAATAGCCGGTTTAAATATTAAAAAATCTTTGCTTGAGTTAGGTGGGAGTGATGCTTTTATCATTTTCGAAGATGCAGATCTGGAGGAAGCCGCAAAAGCCGGTACAAAATCAAGGCTCCAAAACTGTGGACAAACCTGTACGGCAGCGAAAAGATTTATTATTGATGAAAAAATTGAAGAGGCATTTCTACCTGTTTTCATTGATGAATATAAAAAATATGAGATTGGGGATCCTTTAGATAAAGAAACCAAGCTGGCAGGAATGGCCAGACCGGACCTTGCTGATGAACTGGAAGCTCAGTTCAACAGAGCGCTTGAAAATGGGGCAGAAATCATCATTCCTTTGGAAAGAGTTTCTGAAAATGAATTTAAACCTGGCTTAATACGCGTTCAGGAAGGCAATCCTATTTTAAAAGAAGAGCTTTTCGGCCCTCTTGGTATGGTTATGATTGCAAAAAATGATGATGAAGCTTTACAGATGGCTAATGACATTCCTTTCGGACTTTCCAATTCTGTATGGACTAAAAACAAAGAGCGCCAGTTATTTTTTATTGAAAACCTTGAGTCAGGAACGGTCAATATCAACCGTATGACGAGTTCTGATCCGCGTTTTCCATTCGGAGGATCAAAAGCTTCAGGATACGGAACAGAGCTATCCTTACTGGCTTTAAAAGAATTTGTAACAGCTAAAACAATTGTAGGCAATTAA
- the hutG gene encoding formimidoylglutamase: MIWQGRLDGEELLYHRLFQRVKEERNYDHISTGDFALHGFAVDEGVRRNKGRQGAKDAPDVIRKNMSNFPVIIPDFSLLDFGNLTCEDGNLENTQNNLAKNVSKVLLKGGKSIVLGGGHEVTYAHYLGIKTAFPEQKIGIINIDAHFDNRQPEKEVGPSSGTGFWQIAQEGPISSLHIGIQRNSNTLKLFDTAHQYGMKYILADELFFENLTSIYQRIDELLESVDYAYLTICMDVFNASVAPGVSAAAYNGIFADAAFMHFYRHILKNKKLVALDVAEVNPSFDIQDRTARLAASLVNEWLMM, translated from the coding sequence ATGATTTGGCAAGGCAGATTGGACGGAGAAGAACTTCTCTATCACAGATTATTTCAAAGAGTAAAAGAAGAACGTAATTACGACCATATTTCTACAGGAGATTTTGCATTGCATGGTTTTGCTGTGGATGAAGGAGTAAGGAGAAACAAAGGCCGTCAGGGAGCGAAAGATGCCCCGGATGTGATCAGGAAAAATATGTCTAATTTTCCGGTAATTATTCCTGACTTTTCACTGCTTGACTTTGGAAATCTGACCTGCGAAGACGGCAACCTGGAAAATACTCAGAATAATCTTGCCAAAAATGTCTCAAAAGTCCTTTTAAAAGGAGGGAAATCTATTGTTTTGGGTGGAGGCCATGAAGTTACCTATGCTCATTATTTAGGCATTAAAACAGCCTTTCCGGAACAGAAAATTGGGATCATTAATATAGATGCTCATTTTGATAACCGGCAGCCGGAAAAAGAAGTTGGGCCGAGCTCAGGAACCGGATTCTGGCAGATTGCTCAGGAAGGTCCTATCAGTTCTTTGCATATCGGAATTCAGAGAAACTCTAATACGCTGAAACTTTTTGATACAGCCCATCAGTATGGAATGAAATATATCCTGGCAGACGAACTGTTTTTCGAAAATCTCACCTCTATTTACCAGCGTATTGATGAATTGCTGGAGAGTGTGGATTACGCCTATCTTACTATTTGTATGGATGTCTTTAATGCTTCTGTGGCGCCAGGGGTTTCAGCGGCAGCTTATAACGGAATCTTTGCGGATGCTGCATTTATGCATTTTTACAGGCATATCTTAAAAAATAAAAAATTGGTGGCGCTGGATGTGGCAGAAGTGAATCCTTCCTTCGATATTCAGGACAGAACCGCAAGACTGGCAGCAAGTCTTGTAAATGAATGGCTAATGATGTAA
- the hutI gene encoding imidazolonepropionase — protein sequence MKLIGPFKQVVTLANLPLRGKLSDEQLEIIVDGGIVVDHNTIQKVGNFETLKAENPNIEIEQIEGEQVVLPAFVDSHTHICFGGNRANDFAMRNAGKTYLEIAESGGGIWSSVQHTRNASEKELLKTLVERIHFLLDLGIATIEVKSGYGLDVENELKMLRIIKEAQNKTKATLVPTCLSAHLKPRDFEGSNPEYLEYIITEILPKVKEEGLANRVDVFIEKSAFQPEESKEFLLKAKALGFEITVHADQFTPGSSRIAVEVGAKSADHLEATIDEDIQFLAESDTVATALPGASLGLGEKFTPARKLLDAGAIVAIASDWNPGSAPMGNLITQSSILATFQKLTTAEVLAGMTFRAAYALNLEDRGQLEAGKKADFVTFRTNNFQNILYNQGSLNAEHVYIDGNKQ from the coding sequence ATGAAATTAATAGGACCATTTAAGCAGGTGGTAACGCTTGCTAACTTACCCTTGAGAGGAAAACTTTCTGACGAACAGCTTGAAATTATTGTAGACGGAGGAATTGTGGTAGATCATAATACCATTCAGAAAGTTGGAAATTTTGAAACATTAAAAGCAGAAAACCCAAACATAGAAATTGAACAGATTGAAGGAGAGCAGGTTGTACTTCCTGCCTTTGTAGATTCACATACCCATATCTGTTTCGGAGGAAACCGCGCCAATGATTTTGCCATGCGTAATGCAGGGAAAACGTATCTCGAAATTGCGGAAAGTGGTGGCGGAATCTGGAGTTCCGTACAGCATACAAGAAATGCTTCTGAAAAAGAATTACTCAAAACATTGGTGGAAAGAATTCATTTTCTGTTGGATTTGGGAATTGCTACCATTGAAGTGAAGAGCGGTTACGGTCTGGATGTGGAAAATGAGCTTAAAATGCTTAGAATTATTAAGGAAGCACAGAATAAAACTAAAGCTACTTTAGTTCCTACATGTCTTTCTGCCCACCTGAAGCCAAGAGATTTTGAAGGGAGCAATCCGGAATATCTTGAATATATCATCACAGAAATTTTACCCAAAGTAAAAGAAGAAGGATTGGCCAATAGAGTAGATGTTTTTATTGAAAAGTCCGCATTCCAGCCTGAAGAAAGTAAGGAATTCCTTCTGAAAGCAAAAGCATTAGGTTTTGAAATTACCGTACATGCTGATCAGTTTACACCTGGAAGCTCCAGAATTGCTGTAGAAGTGGGAGCGAAATCCGCAGACCATTTGGAGGCAACAATAGATGAAGATATTCAGTTTCTGGCAGAATCCGATACAGTGGCAACCGCTCTTCCGGGGGCAAGTTTAGGATTGGGTGAGAAGTTTACTCCGGCAAGAAAATTATTGGATGCGGGAGCTATTGTAGCCATTGCAAGTGATTGGAATCCGGGCTCTGCACCGATGGGGAATTTAATTACCCAGTCGTCTATTTTAGCCACTTTCCAGAAGCTGACAACGGCTGAAGTGTTGGCAGGAATGACTTTCCGCGCTGCTTATGCATTGAATCTTGAAGACAGAGGGCAGCTGGAAGCAGGCAAAAAAGCAGATTTTGTGACTTTCAGAACCAATAATTTCCAGAACATTCTTTATAATCAGGGAAGCCTGAATGCAGAGCATGTATATATCGACGGGAATAAACAGTAA
- the ruvB gene encoding Holliday junction branch migration DNA helicase RuvB has protein sequence MPDFLHPDKENYSREELMQEEQIRPQSFKDFAGQRKTLENLEVFVTAAKRRGGALDHVLLHGPPGLGKTTLANIIANELGVNCKITSGPVLDKPGSLAGLLTNLEENDVLFIDEIHRLSPVVEEYLYSAMEDYKIDIMLETGPNARSVQIGLNPFTLVGATTRSGMLTKPMLARFGIQSRLEYYSIELLSMIIQRSARVLGVVIYEDAAIEIARRSRGTPRIANALLRRVRDFAEIKGNGEIEIKITKYALDSLNVDEFGLDEMDNKIMRVMIENFKGKPVGISALATSIAENPETLEEVYEPFLIQEGFIIRTPRGREVTDKAYKHLNITRPKNPGELF, from the coding sequence ATGCCAGATTTTTTACATCCAGATAAGGAAAACTACTCACGAGAGGAGCTGATGCAGGAAGAACAGATCCGTCCCCAGAGCTTTAAAGATTTTGCGGGACAGAGAAAGACGCTGGAGAACCTTGAGGTATTTGTTACCGCTGCGAAAAGACGCGGCGGAGCACTAGATCATGTTTTATTACATGGTCCTCCGGGGCTTGGTAAGACCACTTTAGCCAATATCATCGCGAATGAACTTGGGGTAAACTGCAAGATTACTTCGGGACCTGTATTGGATAAACCCGGAAGTTTAGCGGGCTTACTGACCAATCTGGAAGAAAATGATGTTCTTTTCATTGATGAGATTCACCGTCTCTCTCCTGTGGTAGAGGAATATCTGTATTCTGCGATGGAAGATTACAAGATTGATATCATGCTGGAAACAGGACCTAATGCAAGAAGTGTACAGATCGGGCTGAATCCTTTTACTTTGGTGGGAGCTACTACAAGAAGCGGTATGCTCACAAAGCCTATGCTTGCCAGGTTCGGGATTCAAAGCAGGCTGGAATACTACTCTATTGAACTTTTGTCTATGATTATTCAGAGAAGTGCAAGGGTGTTAGGGGTGGTAATTTATGAAGATGCCGCCATAGAAATAGCAAGAAGAAGCCGTGGAACCCCGAGAATTGCGAACGCATTATTAAGAAGAGTCCGTGATTTCGCCGAAATCAAAGGGAATGGTGAGATTGAAATAAAAATCACAAAATATGCCTTAGATTCTCTTAATGTAGATGAATTTGGTCTGGATGAAATGGACAATAAGATCATGCGCGTCATGATAGAAAATTTTAAAGGAAAACCGGTTGGTATTTCTGCTCTTGCGACTTCCATTGCTGAAAATCCGGAAACACTGGAGGAAGTTTATGAACCTTTTTTGATTCAGGAAGGATTTATCATCAGAACTCCAAGAGGACGAGAAGTTACAGATAAAGCCTACAAACATTTAAATATTACAAGACCTAAGAACCCGGGAGAGCTTTTTTAA
- a CDS encoding FMN-binding negative transcriptional regulator, with amino-acid sequence MFIPKLYRSEDFEVMRKIIGENAFALLISSVDKLRATHSMMMLNEDDPENTYIETHISRANPQAKTLKNGDEVLCDFLGAHTYISSSWYDHINVSTWNYEAVQIYGKVELMSHDELYIHLDKLTSKYESVQQCPMMVKDMGQEFVEKEMKGAFGIKIIPTEIFIKQKLSQNRKENDFNNIIAQLEQSDDNARKIAEKMKAIKK; translated from the coding sequence ATGTTTATACCGAAATTATACAGAAGTGAAGATTTTGAGGTGATGAGAAAGATCATCGGAGAAAATGCTTTTGCATTACTGATCTCCTCTGTTGATAAGCTAAGAGCCACCCATTCTATGATGATGCTCAATGAAGATGATCCTGAAAACACTTATATTGAAACCCATATTTCAAGGGCCAATCCGCAGGCAAAAACCTTAAAAAACGGTGATGAAGTTCTCTGTGACTTTTTAGGTGCCCACACTTATATATCCAGCAGCTGGTATGACCATATTAATGTTTCCACGTGGAATTATGAAGCAGTGCAGATTTATGGTAAAGTTGAATTAATGAGTCATGATGAGCTCTACATTCATTTAGACAAATTAACGTCCAAATACGAAAGTGTTCAGCAATGTCCGATGATGGTGAAAGATATGGGACAGGAATTTGTAGAAAAGGAAATGAAGGGAGCTTTTGGAATTAAAATTATTCCAACTGAAATATTCATCAAACAAAAACTTTCTCAGAACAGAAAAGAGAATGATTTTAACAACATCATTGCTCAGCTTGAGCAATCTGATGATAACGCAAGAAAAATTGCGGAGAAAATGAAAGCAATAAAAAAATAA
- a CDS encoding MBL fold metallo-hydrolase: MKLYPIQCGKFKLDGGAMFGVVPKSLWEKTNPADEKNLIELGTRSLLIEDGKKLILVDCGLGNKQDDKFFGHYSLWGDDTLDKNLKKYGFIKEDITDVFLTHLHFDHCGGAIEWNDDRTGYRPAFKNANFWTNENHWQWATEPNAREKASFLKENIIPMQESGQLNFLPLPATGNYGFAPDLKMDVIFVDGHTEKQMLPVIQYQEKTVVFAADLIPTSGHINPVYVMGYDTRPLLTMEEKGKFLKQCVDNEYLLFFEHDAHHELASLKMTEKGVRLDETFSFNDVFGY, encoded by the coding sequence ATGAAGTTATATCCAATACAATGCGGAAAATTTAAACTGGACGGCGGTGCTATGTTCGGAGTCGTCCCAAAGAGTCTGTGGGAAAAAACGAATCCTGCAGACGAAAAAAACCTGATCGAGCTGGGAACCCGTTCCCTGCTTATTGAAGACGGAAAAAAACTGATCCTGGTAGACTGCGGTCTGGGCAACAAACAGGATGATAAGTTTTTCGGACACTATTCTCTTTGGGGAGATGATACTCTTGATAAAAACCTTAAAAAATACGGCTTTATAAAGGAAGATATTACGGATGTATTCCTTACTCACCTTCACTTCGATCACTGTGGCGGTGCTATTGAATGGAATGATGACAGAACCGGATACAGACCTGCCTTCAAAAATGCCAACTTCTGGACTAACGAAAATCACTGGCAGTGGGCAACAGAGCCTAACGCAAGAGAAAAAGCAAGCTTCCTGAAGGAAAATATCATACCAATGCAGGAAAGCGGCCAGCTCAACTTTTTACCTCTTCCTGCTACCGGAAACTATGGTTTTGCTCCGGATCTGAAGATGGATGTTATCTTTGTGGACGGCCATACCGAAAAGCAGATGCTTCCGGTAATTCAATACCAGGAAAAAACAGTTGTTTTTGCGGCAGACCTTATTCCTACGTCAGGACATATCAATCCGGTGTATGTGATGGGATATGATACCAGACCTCTTTTAACAATGGAAGAGAAAGGAAAGTTCCTGAAACAGTGTGTAGACAATGAATATTTACTGTTCTTTGAACACGATGCCCACCATGAACTGGCAAGTCTTAAAATGACCGAAAAAGGAGTAAGACTTGATGAGACGTTTAGCTTTAATGATGTTTTTGGATATTAA
- the coaE gene encoding dephospho-CoA kinase (Dephospho-CoA kinase (CoaE) performs the final step in coenzyme A biosynthesis.), with protein MEELHSETQQAEPEPAPKIIGLTGGIGSGKTTVAHFIEEFGFPVYYSDDRAKAIVNESEELKIRIKELLGEDSYDENGLYDRKFVADKVFNNRDLLQHLNEIIHPAVKIDFENWVNRQSKYLVFKETALLFELKLNRQCYKSLLVTAEDNIRIKRVMDRDHKTYREVETVMEKQMPERDKIKMADCIIYNNTNLEELKEQTEKVIFSIE; from the coding sequence ATGGAAGAATTACATTCAGAAACACAACAGGCAGAACCGGAACCAGCACCCAAGATCATAGGTTTAACAGGCGGAATAGGCTCAGGGAAAACTACAGTAGCTCATTTCATAGAGGAATTCGGTTTTCCGGTTTATTATTCCGATGACAGAGCTAAAGCGATCGTCAATGAAAGCGAAGAGCTGAAAATAAGAATCAAAGAACTTCTGGGAGAAGATTCCTATGATGAAAATGGATTGTATGACAGAAAATTTGTTGCCGACAAAGTTTTTAACAACAGAGATCTGCTTCAGCATTTAAACGAAATCATCCACCCTGCCGTAAAGATTGATTTTGAAAACTGGGTAAACAGACAAAGCAAATATCTGGTGTTTAAAGAAACCGCTTTATTGTTTGAACTCAAGCTCAACAGGCAATGTTACAAGTCTCTTTTAGTAACCGCTGAGGATAATATCAGAATTAAAAGGGTAATGGACAGAGATCATAAAACCTACCGCGAGGTAGAGACTGTCATGGAAAAGCAAATGCCTGAAAGGGATAAAATTAAAATGGCAGATTGTATTATCTATAACAATACCAATCTGGAAGAATTAAAAGAACAGACTGAAAAAGTGATTTTCAGTATTGAATAA